A part of Jeotgalibaca porci genomic DNA contains:
- a CDS encoding type I restriction endonuclease subunit R: MERYEETQVEIPFIEQLKTYGYTYLTSAELDQERSSQAAVLLEERFRNSLKHLNPWISDNNLDKVVRRFATPQAEDLWHMNKQIFDWLFGEGITVVQDLGSGNKNHSVQLFDYDTIGNNDFVVTNQFTLTNALGTIIPDIVIFINGLPLVLVECKSPKLSPEKQLPEAYRQIERYVREHEKLFWHNQIIILTSRDRAKAATLFTPAKHYSVWKDPYPLSLEDVGSDSPQDILVAGMLRKEVVLDLLRNFIVYDGKVKKLARYQQYRAVNKAIERIEQNEKPSKRGGVVWHTQGSGKSLTMIFLSKKLRRIQQLKNPMIAIVTDRTDLDNQITATFRDCGFSSPQQAQSVEDLKLQLSKGQGTTVMTLIAKFQENGNGEFPLISESDNIIVMTDESHRSQYKTFALNMRKALPNATFIGFTGTPIDKKERSTTGTFGAYIDKYTIEQAVADGATVPIFYESRLPDLQVRGDSLDELFNRSFSEYDEEEKEKIKQKYVTNDLVLTSPERMRDVALDMVKHFEEKVLVNGYKAQVVAVSRKAAAKYKELIDSFSNGKFETAVIISNGHNDKEELASHHKSKSEERALIERFKKPFEADKLAMLIVCDKLLTGFDAPVEQVMYLDKPLKEHNLLQAVARTNRRYDDNKSYGLIVDYFGVSRFLDEALAVFSSNDIEGALHSIDEEIPRLEQRQRQVMRYFDGLKPEQREEAVLRLSDENVRTDFDLAYKRFAESMDRVLPNPKAGRFLPTLKWTGTIRQLARSKFAIDDAMDISECGEKVRQIVQDYIHSNGIIAHDPISILDASFKADVEANTKPETKAAQMEHAIKKEISVKMQEDEVFYTSLKEKVEALVEEYKNRQLTIEELLEELEKTREELVKKAAGKTVSGLTSLQEPYYNKLMEVIEDGEQKKLKKLAISLQDFIENRVITISDWTKKVDFKRQLTADMKLKLLLEEIDVEDAAMLTGYFMSLAETQYGNR, encoded by the coding sequence TTGGAGAGATACGAAGAAACGCAAGTGGAGATTCCTTTTATCGAACAATTAAAGACCTACGGTTATACTTATTTAACCTCAGCTGAATTAGATCAAGAACGCTCCTCTCAAGCAGCCGTCTTGTTGGAAGAGCGTTTTCGAAACAGTTTAAAGCATCTTAATCCATGGATTAGTGATAATAACTTAGATAAAGTGGTCCGCCGTTTTGCGACGCCACAAGCGGAAGATTTATGGCATATGAATAAACAAATATTTGATTGGTTATTTGGTGAAGGGATTACGGTAGTCCAAGATTTAGGCTCAGGAAATAAAAACCATTCGGTGCAACTCTTTGACTATGACACCATTGGAAATAATGACTTTGTAGTAACCAACCAATTTACGTTAACCAATGCCCTAGGAACCATTATTCCGGATATCGTCATTTTTATAAATGGCTTACCTTTGGTGCTTGTGGAGTGTAAAAGTCCTAAGCTGTCTCCTGAAAAACAACTCCCAGAAGCATATCGTCAAATTGAGCGCTATGTTCGGGAGCATGAAAAATTGTTTTGGCATAACCAAATCATAATTTTGACTAGTCGTGATCGTGCAAAAGCAGCGACTCTTTTCACACCAGCTAAGCATTATAGTGTCTGGAAAGATCCATATCCTCTTTCATTGGAAGATGTGGGCTCTGACTCGCCTCAAGATATCTTAGTCGCAGGAATGTTGCGTAAAGAGGTTGTGTTGGATTTATTGCGGAATTTCATTGTCTATGATGGGAAAGTAAAGAAACTCGCTCGTTACCAACAGTACAGAGCCGTAAACAAAGCGATTGAACGTATTGAACAAAACGAAAAACCGTCTAAACGTGGAGGGGTCGTTTGGCATACGCAAGGCTCGGGTAAATCGTTAACCATGATCTTTTTATCAAAAAAATTACGACGGATACAGCAGTTGAAGAATCCGATGATTGCGATTGTGACGGACCGTACCGATTTAGATAATCAAATCACGGCAACTTTTCGCGATTGCGGCTTTTCTTCTCCGCAACAAGCGCAATCGGTGGAAGATTTAAAACTTCAACTGTCAAAAGGTCAAGGCACCACTGTCATGACCTTGATTGCAAAATTTCAAGAGAATGGAAATGGCGAATTTCCCCTTATTTCCGAAAGCGACAATATTATCGTCATGACGGATGAATCGCACCGTTCGCAATATAAGACGTTTGCGCTGAACATGCGCAAAGCTTTGCCGAATGCGACTTTTATCGGCTTTACGGGAACACCAATCGATAAAAAAGAACGATCTACCACGGGTACATTTGGGGCATATATCGATAAATACACGATTGAACAAGCCGTGGCTGATGGCGCTACGGTCCCAATCTTTTATGAATCTCGTTTACCGGACCTCCAAGTACGTGGGGATTCTTTAGATGAACTATTCAATCGTTCCTTTAGTGAGTATGACGAAGAAGAAAAAGAAAAAATCAAACAAAAGTATGTCACCAACGATTTGGTCTTAACGTCTCCTGAACGAATGCGGGACGTTGCTCTAGATATGGTGAAGCACTTTGAAGAGAAAGTGCTGGTAAACGGCTATAAAGCACAAGTAGTAGCTGTTTCGCGTAAAGCCGCTGCCAAATACAAGGAATTAATTGATTCCTTCTCAAATGGGAAGTTTGAAACAGCGGTGATCATATCCAATGGCCATAACGATAAGGAAGAGCTAGCTAGTCATCATAAATCGAAGTCCGAAGAGAGAGCACTGATTGAACGCTTTAAGAAACCATTTGAAGCAGACAAATTAGCCATGCTGATTGTTTGCGATAAATTATTGACTGGCTTCGATGCGCCCGTAGAGCAAGTCATGTACCTAGATAAACCCTTAAAAGAACATAATCTATTACAAGCCGTAGCACGGACGAACCGTCGCTACGACGACAATAAATCTTATGGATTAATTGTTGATTACTTTGGAGTTTCTCGCTTCTTAGACGAAGCTTTAGCCGTATTCAGCTCTAACGACATTGAAGGGGCACTACACTCAATAGATGAGGAAATTCCAAGATTAGAGCAACGTCAGCGACAAGTTATGCGCTATTTCGATGGCTTAAAACCAGAACAAAGAGAAGAAGCAGTCTTGCGTCTAAGCGATGAAAATGTTCGGACAGATTTTGATTTAGCCTATAAACGGTTTGCGGAAAGTATGGACCGCGTTCTACCGAACCCGAAAGCCGGAAGATTCTTACCAACGTTAAAATGGACAGGAACCATTCGTCAATTAGCACGTTCAAAGTTTGCCATAGATGACGCGATGGATATCTCAGAATGTGGTGAAAAGGTACGTCAAATTGTACAAGACTATATTCACTCCAATGGTATTATTGCCCATGACCCTATTTCTATCTTAGATGCTTCGTTTAAAGCTGATGTAGAAGCGAATACGAAACCAGAAACCAAAGCGGCTCAAATGGAACATGCGATAAAAAAAGAAATCTCCGTAAAAATGCAAGAAGATGAGGTTTTCTACACGTCTCTTAAAGAAAAAGTGGAAGCATTGGTAGAAGAATACAAAAATCGTCAGTTAACCATTGAAGAATTACTAGAAGAGTTAGAAAAGACACGAGAAGAGTTAGTGAAGAAAGCGGCAGGAAAAACAGTTTCCGGTCTGACTTCTTTACAAGAACCTTACTACAATAAGCTAATGGAAGTAATAGAAGACGGTGAACAGAAGAAATTAAAAAAATTAGCTATTAGCCTACAGGATTTCATTGAGAATAGGGTCATTACTATAAGTGATTGGACTAAGAAAGTCGATTTCAAGCGCCAATTAACAGCGGATATGAAGCTTAAATTACTACTGGAAGAGATTGACGTGGAGGACGCAGCTATGCTGACAGGATACTTTATGAGCTTAGCTGAAACGCAATACGGAAATCGCTAA
- a CDS encoding M48 family metallopeptidase encodes MYIQFGNEKIPYELCWSNKRKSLGISVRSDKVSVTAPEGTTEEKINQLLMKKAPWIRKQLQDYQEINPFMQERDFLSGEKLPYLGRLYRLKVIKEVNLQTSHFEFQQGRFIATVPDSLKETEYRQVLYPLYKEWVTAKATTFTQKRLNRFTAKLREKPTRIQIKEQKQRWGSCTPDGKILLNWRIFLAPTSVVDYILVHELAHLKNMDHSAEFWNTIKMILPNYEDKKEWLRINGRKLYI; translated from the coding sequence ATGTATATACAGTTCGGTAATGAAAAAATACCTTATGAATTATGCTGGAGCAACAAGCGTAAAAGCTTAGGTATATCTGTCCGGTCCGACAAAGTATCCGTAACAGCTCCTGAAGGGACCACGGAAGAAAAAATCAATCAGCTTTTAATGAAAAAAGCTCCTTGGATTCGAAAGCAGCTACAAGACTATCAAGAGATCAATCCGTTTATGCAGGAAAGAGACTTTTTATCTGGAGAAAAACTGCCTTATCTGGGAAGGCTATATCGTTTAAAAGTAATCAAAGAAGTTAACTTACAAACCAGTCACTTCGAATTTCAACAAGGAAGATTTATCGCTACTGTCCCAGATTCCTTGAAGGAAACAGAATACAGACAAGTCCTCTATCCTTTGTACAAAGAGTGGGTCACTGCTAAAGCAACTACCTTTACGCAGAAGAGATTGAATCGCTTTACCGCAAAGTTAAGAGAAAAACCAACCCGTATCCAGATTAAAGAACAAAAACAACGCTGGGGAAGCTGTACTCCCGATGGAAAAATTTTGCTCAATTGGCGTATTTTTTTAGCTCCAACCTCTGTCGTAGACTATATCTTAGTGCATGAATTGGCCCATTTAAAAAATATGGACCATTCAGCGGAGTTTTGGAATACCATCAAAATGATTCTACCAAACTACGAAGACAAAAAAGAATGGCTTCGGATTAACGGAAGAAAACTTTATATATAA
- a CDS encoding restriction endonuclease subunit S, which yields MMEVKSNFKMTELGKIPVEWEIYPLKELASGDKVNSFIDGDWIESKDMSKEGVRIIQTGNIGIGRFIEKKAKRYISETTFEKLNCKEIYEGDMLICRLADPIGRACLIPAKEERLITSVDITIFRPSKQYDSKYLVYYINSDENLSEVKKYTSGTTRQRISRGNLAKVLIKVPPLKEQQKIAEILSTVDEQIEQTDQLIEKTKELKKGLMQQLLTKGIGHTEFKQTELGYIPIDWKIKSLNEITTDVTIGLVTSMTKNYVDNGIPLIRNSDIKEGFVRTEKMVNLSYDFASSNKHKMLKRGDIVTIHTGDIGTSAVIEDNLIGALGFATLQTTVPDNTSSEWLMLFFNSEIAKKQFYNFSTGDGRNNLNLKEFVKTRIIVPNLLEEQNKISSIISTVDEKIKGYENEKSKYEELKKGLIQQLLTGKTRVKVD from the coding sequence ATGATGGAAGTTAAAAGTAATTTTAAGATGACTGAGCTTGGTAAAATACCTGTTGAATGGGAAATTTATCCGTTAAAAGAATTAGCTTCTGGTGACAAAGTAAATTCTTTTATAGACGGTGATTGGATTGAGTCGAAAGACATGTCTAAAGAGGGTGTTAGAATTATACAAACAGGAAATATAGGAATTGGGAGGTTTATTGAAAAAAAAGCAAAAAGGTATATTTCAGAAACAACATTTGAAAAACTTAATTGCAAAGAGATTTATGAAGGAGATATGTTGATATGTAGACTAGCAGATCCTATTGGTCGAGCCTGTTTGATACCTGCGAAAGAAGAGAGGTTAATAACTTCTGTAGATATTACTATATTTCGTCCATCTAAACAATATGATTCAAAGTATTTAGTATACTATATCAATTCAGATGAAAATCTTTCAGAAGTTAAAAAGTATACTTCGGGAACTACAAGACAAAGAATCAGTAGAGGTAACTTAGCTAAAGTGCTTATTAAAGTTCCTCCACTAAAAGAACAACAAAAAATCGCCGAAATCCTTTCCACAGTGGACGAACAAATTGAACAAACCGATCAATTGATTGAAAAAACAAAAGAACTGAAAAAAGGGCTTATGCAGCAATTGCTAACAAAAGGGATTGGACATACTGAATTTAAACAAACAGAGCTTGGCTATATACCTATTGATTGGAAAATTAAATCATTAAATGAAATAACTACTGATGTAACCATTGGTTTAGTAACATCCATGACGAAAAATTACGTTGATAATGGGATTCCTTTAATTAGAAATTCAGATATAAAAGAAGGATTTGTCCGTACAGAAAAAATGGTAAATTTATCTTATGATTTTGCTAGTTCTAATAAGCATAAGATGCTAAAGAGAGGGGATATTGTAACCATACATACTGGAGATATTGGAACATCTGCTGTTATCGAAGATAATTTAATCGGTGCTTTAGGATTTGCTACATTACAAACTACAGTCCCAGATAATACCTCTTCGGAATGGTTAATGCTATTTTTTAATTCCGAAATTGCTAAGAAACAGTTTTATAACTTTAGTACAGGTGATGGTAGAAATAATCTGAATCTAAAAGAATTTGTTAAAACGAGAATTATAGTACCAAATTTATTGGAAGAACAAAATAAAATTTCAAGTATCATATCTACCGTAGATGAAAAAATAAAGGGATATGAAAATGAAAAATCAAAATATGAAGAATTGAAAAAAGGATTAATACAACAACTCTTAACAGGAAAAACGCGTGTAAAAGTAGATTAG
- a CDS encoding cation diffusion facilitator family transporter, which translates to MEVFKISKSEKQENHSHQNQPNKNIKIAFFINFIFSMIEFFFGSLFNSVSIMSDAVHDLGDSISIGFAWFFQGYSEKQQDEQFTFGYNRFSLLGALITGVVLIGGSFFMIYRSIPRLIDPQPVNYSGMFWLSLVAIGLNGYAAWILSKGSSKNEGMLNLHMLEDVLGWIGVLVVSIVMNFTEAYRLDPILSILIALYILYKTVPEFFSTMKILLNGSPENVNVENLANSINNIPAVKDLSHFHIWSLDGEENALIVTVLIDSSDINKTREIKEEIAELAHTSGVKDHITIEITTSKDELEKGYAYGS; encoded by the coding sequence ATGGAGGTTTTTAAAATTTCAAAGTCAGAGAAACAAGAAAATCACTCGCACCAAAATCAACCGAATAAGAATATTAAAATTGCTTTTTTCATCAACTTTATTTTTTCCATGATTGAATTTTTCTTTGGGTCTCTTTTCAATAGTGTGTCAATTATGTCCGACGCCGTTCATGATTTAGGAGATTCCATTTCTATTGGATTCGCTTGGTTTTTCCAGGGGTACTCAGAAAAGCAGCAAGATGAACAGTTCACTTTTGGTTATAACCGCTTTTCATTATTAGGGGCGTTGATAACTGGAGTAGTACTGATCGGCGGCTCATTTTTTATGATTTACCGAAGTATCCCACGTTTGATTGATCCGCAACCGGTTAATTACAGTGGCATGTTTTGGCTTTCACTCGTGGCTATTGGATTGAATGGATATGCGGCTTGGATTCTAAGCAAAGGGTCATCTAAAAACGAAGGCATGTTGAACCTGCATATGCTAGAAGATGTATTAGGGTGGATTGGGGTCTTGGTTGTGAGTATCGTAATGAACTTTACCGAGGCTTATCGATTGGATCCAATCTTATCGATTTTGATAGCACTCTATATCCTCTATAAAACTGTACCTGAATTTTTCAGTACAATGAAAATTTTATTGAACGGTTCGCCGGAAAATGTAAACGTAGAGAACCTGGCGAACTCCATTAACAATATTCCTGCTGTAAAGGACCTCTCTCATTTTCACATTTGGTCACTGGACGGAGAAGAAAATGCCCTTATCGTTACGGTTCTTATAGACTCTTCCGATATAAACAAGACTAGGGAAATCAAAGAAGAAATTGCAGAGCTTGCCCATACATCGGGTGTAAAGGATCATATCACAATAGAAATAACTACAAGTAAAGACGAACTGGAAAAAGGGTATGCTTATGGCAGTTAA
- a CDS encoding type I restriction-modification system subunit M has product MSKLTQQQLESHLWESANILRGSIDSSDYKSYIFGLLFLKRINDVFEEQQENLFEKHGEKIGNLLKNDPDQYQFYVPEKARWNEVRSKGQDIGTAINVAFEALENDNATLEGVLTTIDFNREVLTDDILQQLLQHFSLLNLQNRNLSEPDILGRAYEYLIKMFADDAGKKGGEFYTPTKVVELLVRLLKPEEGMRVYDPTCGSGGMLIQSVDYVKKQGGNPQSISLFGQEKNLNTWAISKMNMLLHDLPDHRIEKGDTIRNPKLTEEGDIMLFDRVIANPPFSLKNWGREEAEADVYGRFQYGIPPKNAGDYAFVQHMIASLNSKGMAGVVMPHGVLFRGGAEGKIRQGLLENDLLEAVIGLPSNLFYGTGIPASILIFNRDKKETSKGNVLFIAAEEEYQEGKNQNTLREEDVEKILSAFETYEDMEKYARVVTLDEIKENDYNLNISRYIDKSVEEEPIDIHAVLSDIQELESKRSDTKDKLNGYLQELGFGE; this is encoded by the coding sequence ATGTCAAAACTAACACAACAACAATTAGAATCACATTTATGGGAATCAGCCAATATATTACGTGGCTCTATCGATTCAAGTGACTATAAAAGCTACATTTTCGGATTATTATTTTTAAAACGTATTAACGATGTATTTGAAGAACAACAAGAAAATTTATTCGAAAAACACGGAGAAAAGATAGGGAATCTCTTAAAAAATGATCCAGATCAATATCAATTTTATGTTCCTGAAAAAGCACGCTGGAATGAAGTACGTAGCAAAGGACAAGATATTGGAACGGCTATTAATGTGGCATTTGAAGCGTTGGAAAACGATAATGCGACACTAGAAGGCGTATTGACGACAATCGACTTCAACCGTGAAGTCTTAACCGATGATATACTACAACAATTGTTACAGCACTTTTCTTTGCTAAATTTACAAAACCGAAACCTATCTGAACCTGATATTTTAGGGCGTGCATACGAGTACTTAATCAAAATGTTCGCCGATGATGCTGGGAAGAAAGGCGGGGAATTTTACACGCCAACAAAAGTGGTAGAGTTACTAGTACGATTGTTAAAACCAGAAGAAGGTATGCGTGTCTATGACCCAACTTGTGGTTCAGGAGGGATGTTAATTCAATCCGTTGATTATGTGAAGAAACAAGGTGGAAACCCGCAATCAATCTCTTTATTTGGACAAGAAAAAAACCTAAACACGTGGGCTATTTCAAAAATGAATATGCTTTTACATGACCTTCCAGACCATAGAATTGAAAAAGGAGATACTATCCGTAATCCTAAATTGACTGAAGAAGGAGATATCATGCTCTTTGATCGCGTAATTGCGAATCCACCATTTTCCTTGAAAAATTGGGGGCGTGAAGAAGCAGAAGCGGATGTATATGGTCGTTTCCAATATGGGATTCCACCAAAAAATGCAGGAGATTATGCTTTTGTGCAACACATGATAGCTTCTTTAAATAGTAAAGGAATGGCCGGCGTAGTTATGCCGCATGGTGTATTATTCCGTGGCGGAGCTGAAGGAAAAATCAGACAAGGGTTACTTGAAAACGATTTACTAGAAGCAGTCATTGGATTGCCATCGAATCTTTTCTATGGGACAGGAATCCCAGCAAGCATATTGATATTTAATCGAGATAAAAAAGAAACCAGCAAAGGGAATGTTTTATTTATTGCTGCTGAGGAAGAGTATCAAGAAGGCAAAAATCAAAATACACTACGTGAAGAAGATGTAGAAAAAATTTTATCAGCATTTGAAACATATGAAGACATGGAAAAATATGCTCGCGTGGTTACATTAGATGAAATTAAAGAGAACGATTATAACTTGAATATTAGCCGCTATATTGATAAATCAGTGGAAGAAGAACCTATTGATATTCATGCAGTACTTTCAGATATTCAAGAGTTGGAAAGTAAACGCAGTGATACAAAAGATAAACTGAATGGCTATTTACAAGAGTTAGGGTTTGGTGAGTGA
- a CDS encoding ArsR/SmtB family transcription factor, whose product MDTSTTSPINKEKIQSISKVFKVISDPTRLSILFLLQKEELSVGNIVLALDMEQSAISHQLKILKDSRLVKARREGKSMVYSLDDLHVFSILEQVLTHINEQEQ is encoded by the coding sequence ATGGATACATCAACAACTTCGCCAATCAATAAAGAGAAGATCCAATCAATAAGCAAAGTATTCAAAGTGATTAGTGACCCTACACGCTTGTCAATTCTCTTTCTTTTACAGAAAGAAGAGCTCAGTGTTGGAAACATTGTGCTTGCATTGGATATGGAACAGTCCGCGATTTCACACCAACTAAAAATATTGAAAGATTCACGTTTAGTGAAGGCAAGAAGAGAAGGGAAAAGCATGGTTTACAGTCTTGATGATCTTCATGTTTTCAGTATTCTCGAACAAGTCTTAACTCATATCAATGAACAAGAACAATAA
- a CDS encoding DUF6782 family putative metallopeptidase, whose amino-acid sequence MAYNYKKKTAEERKLEIDSLTDEMHVNLRNYATDPKELEAFLVFMSQFYNYSLKNQLLIHSQFKGAFGVASFKTFKDWGFSVLKGEKGIKIFVPVEIKQFKTKQGTWKNLSAATKEEKEDLAAHKTTVETRKRVSFKLGTVFDVTQTNAQPEDYPDLFPNRKKDFQYAGKQMVILKKTLLRYAKEEQIGVQTAKISNSPAKGYYRPDTHAIVLSDRNNESESIHTLIHELAHAAMHHPKKMAQKETALQETPVLEYQAEMTAYVVAHAFGLDTKAHSLQYTAQWTKNLEHVTELEKALEEVKSVSSELISRLEKLLENERLNMHAGLKDAPEAKNNGIGHALFSIHTIEPIAKIGTHMVYDLELHSETTEPQFYRILTTKTPVEIGQTWKGEKSGADWLKENTLTAFVEKHPEITSPQEKIANIEKDFPAGPELLDTYVAKERSEGINSGLSL is encoded by the coding sequence ATGGCGTACAACTATAAAAAGAAAACAGCAGAAGAACGGAAATTAGAAATTGATAGCCTAACCGATGAGATGCATGTCAACTTACGCAACTATGCGACAGATCCGAAAGAGTTAGAAGCTTTTCTCGTTTTTATGAGTCAGTTTTATAATTATTCGTTGAAGAATCAGTTATTGATTCATTCTCAATTTAAAGGTGCGTTTGGTGTTGCGTCTTTTAAGACGTTTAAAGATTGGGGATTCTCTGTCTTAAAAGGGGAAAAAGGCATCAAGATTTTTGTGCCGGTTGAAATTAAGCAATTCAAGACGAAACAGGGAACCTGGAAAAACCTGAGTGCTGCCACAAAAGAAGAAAAAGAGGATCTCGCAGCCCATAAAACAACAGTTGAGACACGAAAACGGGTCAGCTTTAAGTTGGGGACTGTTTTTGATGTGACGCAAACAAATGCGCAGCCAGAAGATTATCCCGATTTGTTTCCAAATCGAAAAAAAGACTTTCAGTATGCGGGGAAACAGATGGTGATTTTGAAGAAAACGTTATTGCGTTATGCCAAGGAAGAACAGATAGGGGTTCAAACAGCGAAAATCAGTAACAGTCCTGCTAAAGGATACTACCGGCCTGATACGCATGCGATTGTATTAAGTGATCGTAATAATGAAAGCGAATCCATTCATACGCTTATACATGAGCTGGCGCATGCAGCCATGCACCATCCGAAAAAAATGGCGCAAAAAGAAACAGCGCTGCAGGAGACACCAGTCTTAGAATACCAAGCTGAAATGACGGCCTATGTGGTGGCACATGCGTTTGGCTTAGATACAAAAGCCCATTCCTTGCAGTATACAGCACAATGGACGAAGAATTTAGAGCATGTGACCGAGCTGGAAAAAGCACTGGAAGAAGTGAAAAGTGTCTCTAGCGAGCTGATTTCACGTTTAGAGAAGCTTTTAGAAAATGAACGACTGAATATGCATGCAGGCTTAAAAGACGCACCAGAAGCCAAAAATAACGGAATAGGGCATGCTTTATTTTCTATTCACACGATTGAACCGATTGCAAAAATTGGCACCCATATGGTTTATGATTTGGAATTGCACTCTGAAACGACTGAACCACAGTTTTATCGGATTTTGACAACCAAAACCCCTGTTGAAATTGGGCAAACATGGAAAGGAGAAAAAAGTGGCGCGGACTGGTTAAAGGAAAATACGCTCACAGCGTTTGTTGAGAAACATCCAGAAATCACCTCGCCGCAAGAAAAAATAGCGAACATAGAGAAAGACTTTCCTGCAGGTCCAGAATTATTGGATACCTATGTTGCAAAAGAACGATCCGAAGGTATAAATAGTGGCTTGTCCCTGTGA
- a CDS encoding recombinase family protein, whose translation MKYGYARVSTRHQDLEGQLRQLEEERCDKVFFEKITGTKSNRPEFQKLLEEIQTGDTLVVTKLDRFARSTQDALNTIKYLFEKGVRINVLNLGVIENTSTGRLIFTIFSAFADFERDLIVERTQEGKEIAKQRPGFREGRPRKFSKQQLALAMQLLETNSYTEVEKMTGISKSTLTRHKRKLLIGKKI comes from the coding sequence ATGAAATATGGCTATGCGCGGGTGAGTACCCGTCACCAAGATTTAGAAGGGCAACTACGTCAGCTGGAAGAGGAACGCTGCGATAAGGTATTCTTTGAAAAAATAACAGGAACCAAAAGTAATCGTCCGGAATTTCAAAAATTACTGGAAGAGATTCAGACAGGTGATACATTGGTAGTTACCAAGCTAGATCGGTTCGCCCGAAGCACACAAGATGCCTTAAATACGATTAAATATCTTTTTGAAAAAGGTGTCCGGATTAATGTCCTGAATTTAGGCGTTATTGAGAACACGTCAACCGGAAGACTAATTTTTACGATTTTTAGTGCCTTTGCGGATTTCGAACGCGATTTAATTGTGGAACGCACACAAGAAGGAAAAGAAATAGCGAAACAACGGCCTGGTTTTAGAGAAGGGCGGCCAAGAAAATTCTCCAAACAGCAATTGGCTCTAGCAATGCAGTTACTAGAAACAAACTCTTATACAGAAGTTGAAAAAATGACAGGGATTAGTAAAAGTACGCTGACGCGCCATAAACGGAAACTGCTGATCGGTAAAAAGATATAA
- a CDS encoding DUF5388 domain-containing protein, giving the protein MALLDHDKNKSKTTGKKLLTRGPRIEVNSQVNRSDIEKTTPSEVVKENPTNNLATLSTTITEPVNIRVDNHIRNRIAALITMGHSDTQKEMVETLVNLFIEGLEKSELKRFEDLVDIYEQKDYMKHQKKNNKRK; this is encoded by the coding sequence ATGGCTTTATTGGATCATGATAAAAATAAAAGTAAAACAACCGGAAAGAAACTCCTTACCCGCGGACCAAGGATAGAAGTGAATTCCCAAGTTAATAGAAGTGATATCGAAAAAACCACTCCTTCTGAAGTGGTAAAAGAGAATCCAACAAATAATTTGGCAACATTATCCACGACTATCACGGAACCTGTAAATATCCGTGTCGATAATCATATTCGTAACCGCATCGCTGCTTTGATTACTATGGGGCATTCGGATACGCAAAAAGAAATGGTTGAGACACTTGTTAATCTATTTATCGAAGGGTTAGAAAAAAGTGAACTCAAACGTTTTGAAGATTTAGTAGATATCTATGAACAAAAGGATTATATGAAGCATCAGAAAAAGAATAATAAGAGGAAATAG